The DNA segment TTCCTGCTGGGCGGCGACCTCTACACCGCGTACACCTTCGTGGCCGTCCCGGCGGCGATCTACGCGGCGGGGGCGTCCGGCTTCTTCGCCGTGCCGTACACGATCCTGGTCTACCCGCTCATCTTCACCTTCCTCCCCCGCCTGTGGTCGGTCTCGCACAAGCACGGCTACGTCACCACCTCCGACTTCGTGCGCGGCCGCTTCGGCTCCAAGGGCCTGTCGCTGGCGGTGGCGCTCACCGGCATCCTCGCCACGATGCCGTACATCGCGCTCCAGCTGGTCGGCATCCAGGCCGTCCTGGACGTGATGGGTATCGGCGGCGGCGAGCACACCAACTGGTTCGTCAAGGATCTGCCACTGCTGATCGCGTTCGCCGTGCTGGCCGCGTACACCTACTCCTCGGGGCTGCGGGCGCCGGCGCTGATCGCGTTCGTGAAGGACGGGCTGATCTACCTCGTCATCGCCGTGGCGATCATCTACATCCCCATCAAGCTGGGCGGTTTCGGCGAGATCTTCGACTCGGCCGGCAAGGCGCTCGCCCAGCCCGGCGCGGTGCCCGGCAAACCGCGCGGCGAGCTGGTCAGCGGCCCCAACGCGCAGTGGGCGTACGCGACGTTGGCACTCGGCTCGGCGCTGGCGCTCTTCATGTACCCGCACTCGATCACCGCGACGCTGTCCTCGCGCAGCCGCAACGTGATCCGCCGCAACACCACCATCCTGCCGCTGTACTCCCTCATGCTGGGCCTGCTGGCGCTGCTCGGCTTCATGGCGGTCAAGGCCGGCACGGACATCCAGGGCAACCCGCAGCTGGCCATCCCGCAGCTCTTCGAGGACATGTTCCCGAGCTGGTTCTCCGGCGTGGCGTTCGCCGCGATCGGTATCGGCGCGCTGGTGCCCGCGGCCATCATGTCGATCGCCGCGGCCAACCTCTTCACCCGCAACGTCTACAAGGACTTCCTCAAGCAGGACGCCACGCCCGAGCAGGAGCACAAGGTCGCCAAGCTCGTCTCGCTGCTGGTGAAGGTCGGCGCGCTGGTCTTCGTCCTCACCATGGACAAGACCGTGGCGATCAACTTCCAGCTGCTGGGCGGGATCTGGATCCTGCAGACCATGCCGTCCCTGGTCGGCGGGCTGTTCACCCGCTGGTTCCACCGCTGGGCGCTGCTGACCGGATGGGCGGTCGGCATGCTCTACGGCACGCTCGCGGCCTACGGCGTCGCCAGCCCGACGCAGAAGCACTTCGGCGGCTCCAGCAAGGAGATCCCCGGCATCGGCGAAATCGGCTACATCGGCCTGACCGCCTTCGTCCTGAACGTCGTGGTCACGGTGATCCTGACCTTCGCCCTGAAGGCCGCCAAGGCCCCCGACGGCATCGACGAGACCAGCCCCGCCGACTACACCGCGGACGCCGGCGACGCGGGCGTCACCGTCGAACTGCCGCCCGCCACGGAAAAGGCACCGGCCGGGCACTGAACCGGCTGCCGACCCTTCACGGGCCGCCGCGAACCCTTCGGGGCGCGGCGGCCCGTGTCATGGTCCGGGGTTCAGCCCACCCAGTCCTTCAGCTGCTCGGTGTCCAGCGTGAGGCCCACCGGGTCCGGCAGGTGGAGCACCTTGCCGAACGGCGCGGTATGGACGGTCTCGTAGCGGCCGTCATCGGGTTCGCTGTAGAGCACCAGTTGGCAAGCCTGGCGGTCGATCAGCAGATAGAGCGGGATGCCGGTCCTCGCGTACGCCCGGGGCTTCTCCACCCGGTCACGCTGGTCGGTGTCCGAGTCGTGTGAGGTGACTTCGACGACCATGAGCACCGGGTCGGGGTCCGCCCATTCACCCTGGCCCACGAAGGCATCGCACGGCACGAGCGAGGCGTCCGGGCGAAGGCGTCCCTTCCGGTAGGTCTCCGCCTTCAGGCCCTGATTCGGATCGAGGAAAAGCTCCGGCCTGTGCTGCATGCAGATGCGGAGCAACCACTGGATGATCCGACCGTGATCCCCGTCCGGCATGGGCTTGCTCTTGACCTTCCCGTCGATGAGTTCCAACCGCGCGCCTTCCTCCAGGCGGGCGAGTATCCGGGCGGCCTCTTCGAAGTGCTCGGTCTCCATGATGTGCGGACGGTCGGCGAGCGCGGTCATGAGGCCTTCTCCTTCTTCCACGGGACGGAACAGAGAACGTGCCACCGACGATAGCCCAGGCCACTGACAGCCACCCCGTGATCACTCACGACACACTAGATATGGGGGTGCGCACGAGGGGCCACCCCCACATGTATGCTCGTCCTCGCTGTCGCCGCAGGGGAATCCGGTGGGAATCCGGAACTGTCCCGCAACGGTGAGGGAGCGCATTCGACCGGCCGGACACCGGCTTCGGCGTGCGCTCGTGTAGTCCGAGGACCTGCCGATGGTACGTCCGCACCGCCATGGGTGCGGGCGTCGATACGTCCGGGCCCCGAGGGCTGGGCCGGTGGACGCCGCGCGGTGTGCC comes from the Streptomyces angustmyceticus genome and includes:
- the mctP gene encoding monocarboxylate uptake permease MctP, producing the protein MNGVALAVFVFFFLAVTVMGFLAARWRKAEQSENLDEWGLGGRSFGTWITWFLLGGDLYTAYTFVAVPAAIYAAGASGFFAVPYTILVYPLIFTFLPRLWSVSHKHGYVTTSDFVRGRFGSKGLSLAVALTGILATMPYIALQLVGIQAVLDVMGIGGGEHTNWFVKDLPLLIAFAVLAAYTYSSGLRAPALIAFVKDGLIYLVIAVAIIYIPIKLGGFGEIFDSAGKALAQPGAVPGKPRGELVSGPNAQWAYATLALGSALALFMYPHSITATLSSRSRNVIRRNTTILPLYSLMLGLLALLGFMAVKAGTDIQGNPQLAIPQLFEDMFPSWFSGVAFAAIGIGALVPAAIMSIAAANLFTRNVYKDFLKQDATPEQEHKVAKLVSLLVKVGALVFVLTMDKTVAINFQLLGGIWILQTMPSLVGGLFTRWFHRWALLTGWAVGMLYGTLAAYGVASPTQKHFGGSSKEIPGIGEIGYIGLTAFVLNVVVTVILTFALKAAKAPDGIDETSPADYTADAGDAGVTVELPPATEKAPAGH
- a CDS encoding Uma2 family endonuclease; translated protein: MTALADRPHIMETEHFEEAARILARLEEGARLELIDGKVKSKPMPDGDHGRIIQWLLRICMQHRPELFLDPNQGLKAETYRKGRLRPDASLVPCDAFVGQGEWADPDPVLMVVEVTSHDSDTDQRDRVEKPRAYARTGIPLYLLIDRQACQLVLYSEPDDGRYETVHTAPFGKVLHLPDPVGLTLDTEQLKDWVG